Below is a window of Drosophila miranda strain MSH22 chromosome 3, D.miranda_PacBio2.1, whole genome shotgun sequence DNA.
AGGACGACAAGGATGACGAGGATGAGCTGCAGCGCAGACGAAACAGCGAGGAGCTCCGGCGACAAGTGTCCGCCCAGCGACACGAATACAACACACCGCGGAGCGGCGTCATCTCCCGCAAGGTCATTTGTCCCTATCCATCGTACACCTCGCACCGCACCCGATGGGCGGAGTTCCGGCATGCCATGATCTACGGGCGAACGGCCTTCTAAGCTCTGGGCCTCGGGCCTCGGGCCTCAGCCCTCTCTTCGATGCCATACTCCTTCGGAAACATTTCGAGCAGACTTTTACCAAATATATAATTAATACGAACGAGTAATTGGTAAACTTCTAAATGAAAATGGAATACTTTTGGAGGAATTGGAGAGGAGCATGGGAATCAGTTGCCTTGGAGCCATAATTCAAGGTAAAATATAAACCcatttacatttacatttacatttacGTTTACGTTTACACTTCAGGCACGACACATTTCCCACGAAATTTCCCAACATTTTAGACAATCCATCATAGATGTTTGATCATGTCCGCAATGTTGGCTAGCCTGTTGTGCAACGGAGCCCTCGCTCTGGGCCGCTGCGTGCCCCAGACTCGAAACATTGGCACACGGCCAAAGTTCTGTGAGGAGAGCTCCTATAGCCTGCACCCCGAGTACCGTCGCAACACGCCCTTCATATACATGAGCAGGGATCGCAGGCGATCCGAAGCATCGCCGAGTCGTGATTACCGTTATCAAGTGCACTCGGCCCAATACCGCTGGGCGGAGTTCCGGCGCCACATGATCTTCGGTACCTACTAAATTAGCAATAGTTCAATAAAATACTACAAATTGGTATTTCAATTTTGAAAATCTTTCAACAAATGATGGGCAAAGGGGGGTTCTCCTTTTCGTGGTGCGTGTCTTGGTATCCAGGAAGACTGCCTCCTTACTGCCAGAAATTCTGGCTCTCCATTCCTCTAGGCTTTCACCTCTTCTCTCTCGTATCCTAAATTCCATCTCATTCAGTTTATTATTATCGCAAGGGTTCTTGGCCCTTTCTGCTACTTAACACGCCGGAGTACTCCCCAGAAACTAGCGACAGACGTTTGGCATATTTTCGCATCCTTCCGATCTGAGCCAAGagcaaaacgaaaacagaaaaacaaaaacatatAGAAAAACAAAGGGGAACAAGCAAAGGGCAGCACGAAAAGTGACAGAAGCGAGGGATGCCTGGGGGGGGCGGGGTGGTGGTGGGGATAAAAAGAGGAACTCGAGTGCCCTCAAGTAATATGCTTCATAATTTTTATTGTCAAGCCTTTTTCTTTGGGTGCGGCTGCTGCACTCGACAACAAAAGCTCAAAAGCGCTTGGAAAAAATGTTTGCAACGAAAAAAAAGGACTTTATAAAAA
It encodes the following:
- the LOC108157959 gene encoding uncharacterized protein LOC108157959 — protein: MLASLLCNGALALGRCVPQTRNIGTRPKFCEESSYSLHPEYRRNTPFIYMSRDRRRSEASPSRDYRYQVHSAQYRWAEFRRHMIFGTY